A single genomic interval of Labrus bergylta chromosome 18, fLabBer1.1, whole genome shotgun sequence harbors:
- the ubr1 gene encoding E3 ubiquitin-protein ligase UBR1, producing MAEGEKPQDGLWLSKKWLEAADSRAELLRYLKEQVPQIFCLKSESSPQEEEELTQSRLLHPLECFLFGENPQEGLEKLKQGSSSSQLCGRVFKEGETVYSCRDCAIDPTCVLCMDCFQDSVHKSHRYKMHASSGGGFCDCGDLEAWKIGPCCSKHNPGAATAMVTDECVLEPQLYERAEKLFRVLLQYVADFLVWDENLELSAELQPRTKENAYYCVLYNDEHHSYDHVIYTLQRSVQCDQAEAQTHTALIDKEGRRAVKRGTLLSCQQAKDLIRSNSEHISLQPLRVEILHSAVMAHQTFAIRLGNWFQKIIGYSVGFRQAFSQVALEPNTDGERPCLISRLMLHDAKMYKGARKIVHEMIFCSMLMETEFKRLFAIEFTKHYKQLQKDFINDDHERSISITALSVQIFTVPTLARQLIEEGNVIKVIVDTVMELLREHLDDNNRFFFLGYNSDKFSRIQVIFHDLRYILISKPSIWTEELRTQFLEGFKIFLGLLKCMQGMEEVKRQFGRHIAVEPEWEAGFSLQIQLRHVLAMFQDWCSSDDDILLLAFKECHTVLMQCNNQPFHREATDYYMCKHILHVHPYKVSQEPVSIHLPISRLLAGLFVMLCRTGAIDRLDNLEGYDLTQLAEHPLRCVVLAAQVSAEMWRRNGLSLVSQVYYYQDVKCRDEMYDKDILMLQITASKMDPNHFLMLILLRFELFDYFNGSCTSKDQDELTQWNRLTEEMLFLLIVIAGERYVPGISQVTKEDVTMREVIHLLCIEPMAHSSLVKGLPENESHETGLESVITKVATFKKPGVSGHGLYEVKKECLAEFNPFFYHYSRSQHSKAEESQKKRRTQESNDKTLPPPMPPAFCSPFSSIVRLLCCDIIIHVLRRVLQRAAEDRATHWTEAMIQRALHLIGQALLEEKLQLEESSMEEVTFDFSLKARRIGSEHGKSVFALLSKIKTVPSLEAQKDMVKWVLQMFEIIKCLREKSSPSASMSMETSRPEESAQDKEKAERKRKAEAAKLHRQKIMAQMSAMQKNFIESNKMLYDNMPESVTQGEPATTTESCAMEQRELCVAVGPHRGFTPAEREVLTCILCQEEQEVAAQAQAMVLTACVQRSTVLTQCRGKKLTCIGDGTAYPLFMPPELAVGTHTGSCGHVMHSTCWQKYFEAVQNTTRNRLHAELIIDLENGEYLCPLCKSLCNTVVPLIPPEQLLFNYENAELIGKHLTMPRWIQILSARIKGLKSLTQENDCNTESSSVDVDTGMCGEGQLDPRSILSYGLREPRRLSDSIVEMLVVCATTVHRVGLQTAPNELCPCVPLMAWNTCAFTIQAIENILQEEEKPLFGSLQNRQLAGLKAIVQFSAAQRLKSSQAVIQRHFAGMLGVLLPSMSRRNTPSLLEVDFFHLLVGMVLSIPSLYQEQAVDLQPSAISSAYNHLHILHLVTMAHIVQVLLSSTDFPAVASGEETEETRAAAELYGAVSQHTGRPIPDVCGSAVAERVKRGIEPFLRCAALFFNCLTGVHPPEELSSTAVTPQGQMEAVCSYLALPSNVFQLFQEHRETVAPLLQKWCGNQAVTKALKGKLQTVRYPRRRNRLIDLPEDYSALLNQASHFQCPKSMDDERKHPTLCLFCGAMLCSQSSCCLSPLDGEDVGACTAHAATCGAGVGMFLRIRECEIVLMASKTRGSTYPAPYLDDYGETDPHLGRGNPLHLCPERYRKLNQLWQQHCILEEIARSLEVVNVMFAFEWQML from the exons ATGGCGGAGGGTGAGAAACCCCAAGACGGACTGTGGCTCAGCAAG AAATGGCTGGAGGCTGCAGACAGCAGAGCGGAGCTTCTCCGCTACCTGAAGGAGCAGGTGCCGCAAATCTTCTGTCTGAAGTCAGAGTCCAGCCcccaggaggaagaggagctcaCACAGAGCCGACTTCTCCATCCGCTagagtgtttcctgtttggagAAAATCCTCAGGAGGGTCTGGAGAAGCTCAAGCAGGGCAGCAGCTCCTCCCAGCTGTGTGGACGCGTCTTCAAAGAGGGAGAGACTGTCTACTCATGCAG GGATTGCGCCATAGATCCCACGTGTGTCCTGTGCATGGACTGCTTCCAGGATAGTGTGCACAAAAGCCATCGTTACAAG ATGCACGCATCTTCAGGCGGGGGCTTCTGTGATTGTGGGGACTTGGAAGCCTGGAAGATTGGCCCCTGTTGCTCCAAACACAACCCAGGGGCAGCCACTGCCATGGTAACG gatgagtgtgtgttggaGCCTCAGTTATATGAGCGGGCTGAGAAACTGTTTCGGGTGCTGCTGCAGTACGTTGCAGACTTCCTGGTTTGGGATGAGAACTTGGAGCTGTCAGCGGAACTCCAGCCTCG aacaaaagaaaatgcataCTACTGTGTTCTGTACAACGATGAGCACCACTCGTACGACCATGTGATCTACACCCTGCAGCGCTCTGTCCAATGTGATCAGGCCGAAGCTCAGACGCACACGGCTCTTATTGACAAAGAG GGTCGGCGGGCTGTGAAGAGAGGAACTCTTCTCTCCTGCCAGCAAGCTAAAGATCTCATTAGG TCCAACTCAGAGCACATTTCGTTGCAGCCGCTTCGTGTGGAGATCCTTCACTCAGCTGTAATGGCTCATCAAACTTTTGCTATACGTCTCGGCAACTGGTTCCAAAAGATCATCGGTTACTCAG tGGGCTTCAGGCAGGCTTTCAGTCAGGTGGCCCTAGAGCCAAACACAGACGGAGAGCGGCCCTGCCTCATCAGCAGACTCATGCTGCATGATGCCAAGATGTACAAAG GAGCTCGCAAGATCGTACATGAGATGATTTTCTGTAGCATGCTGATGGAGACAGAGTTCAAGAGGCTTTTTGCTATTGAGTTTACAAAG CACTACAAGCAGCTGCAAAAGGATTTCATAAATGATGACCATGAGAGGAGCATATCCATAACAGCTCTGTCTGTTCAGATATTCACTGTACCCACATTA GCCCGGCAGCTGATTGAAGAGGGCAATGTCATTAAAGTGATAGTTGACACAGTGATGGAACTGCTGCGTGAACATCTGGATGACAACAATCGCTTCTTCTTCCTCGGCTACAACTCAGACAAGTTCTCCCGCATCCAGGTCATCTTCCACGACCTCAG GTACATTCTGATCAGTAAACCCTCGATATGGACTGAAGAGCTGCGGACACAGTTCCTAGAGGGGTTCAAAATCTTCCTTGGGCTCCTCAAATGCATGCAG GGCATGGAGGAGGTGAAGCGCCAGTTCGGTCGGCACATTGCGGTGGAGCCAGAATGGGAGGCTGGTTTTTCTCTTCAGATCCAGCTCCGCCATGTTCTTGCAATGTTTCAGGACTGGTGTTCCTCtgat GATGACATCTTGCTGCTTGCATTTAAAGAGTGCCACACAGTCCTGATGCAATGCAACAATCAGCCCTTCCACAGAGAGGCCACAGACTACTACATGTGCAAACACATCCTCCATGTTCACCCATACAAAGTGTCGCAGGAGCCTGTCAGCATACATCTGCCCATCTCCAGGCTACTGGCTG GCCTCTTTGTAATGTTGTGCAGAACAGGGGCCATTGACCGGCTGGATAATCTG GAGGGCTATGACCTCACTCAGCTCGCGGAGCATCCTCTGCGCTGCGTTGTGCTGGCTGCACAGGTCTCAGCTGAAATGTGGCGGAGAAACGGCCTGTCTTTGGTCAGCCAG GTCTACTACTATCAGGACGTAAAGTGCAGGGACGAGATGTACGATAAGGACATTCTCATGCTTCAG ATAACTGCTTCCAAAATGGACCCTAACCACTTCCTCATGCTGATCTTGTTGAGATTTGAGCTTTTTGATTACTTTAACGGAAGTTGTACAAGCAAAGACCAG GATGAACTGACACAGTGGAACCGTTTGACTGAAGAGATGCTGTTCCTCCTTATTGTCATTGCTG GTGAGCGTTATGTTCCGGGTATCAGTCAAGTGACCAAAGAGGACGTGACCATGAGGGAGGTTATCCACCTGCTTTGCATTGAGCCCATGGCTCATAGTAGCCTGGTCAAGGGACTGCCTGAGAAT GAGAGCCATGAAACAGGCCTGGAGTCTGTGATTACCAAAGTTGCTACTTTCAA AAAACCAGGTGTTTCAGGACATGGATTGtatgaagtaaaaaaagagTGTCTGGCAGAATTCAACCCTTTCTTCTACCACTATTCAAGATCTCAACATAGCAAG GCCGAAGAATctcagaagaagaggaggactcAAGAGAGCAACGATAAAA cttTGCCACCTCCCATGCCCCCAGCCTTCTGCTCACCTTTCTCCAGTATAGTGCGTCTGCtctgctgtgacatcatcatccaTGTCCTGAGACGCGTCCTGCAGAGAGCGGCAGAGGACCGGGCAACTCATTGGACAGAAGCCATGATCCAGAGG GCCCTGCACCTGATAGGTCAGGCATTGCTAGAAGAGAAATTGCAGCTTGAGGAAAGCTCTATGGAGGAAGTGACCTTTGATTTCAGCCTGAAGGCCCGCA GAATCGGCTCAGAACACGGCAAGTCAGTGTTCGCCTTGTTGTCAAAGATCAAGACTGTTCCTTCCCTTGAAGCTCAGAAAGACATGGTCAAATGGGTTCTTCAG ATGTTTGAGATCATCAAGTGCCTTAGAGAGAAGTCCAGCCCGTCAGCCTCTATGAGCATGGAAACAAGCAGGCCTGAAGAG agtgctcaggacaaAGAGAAAGCTGAGCGCAAAAGAAAGGCAGAGGCAGCCAAACTCCATCGACAAAAGATCATGGCTCAGATGTCCGCAATGCAGAAAAACTTTATCGAGTCAAACAAGATGCTCTATGACAACATGCCAGAGAGCGTGACACAAGGAGAGCCTGCTACAACCACTGAGAG CTGTGCCATGGAGCAGAGGGAGCTGTGCGTAGCTGTCGGCCCTCATCGAGGGTTCACTCCAGCTGAGAGGGAGGTACTCACCTGCATCCTTTGTCAGGAAGAACAGGAAGTGGCGGCCCAGGCTCAGGCCATGGTGCTGACTGCGTGTGTGCAGAGATCCACAGTGCTGACACAGTGCAGAGGGAAGAAACTGACCTGCATAGGAGATG GGACAGCATATCCTCTCTTCATGCCTCCTGAGCTGGCGGTTGGGACCCACACTGGAAGCTGTGGACACGTCATGCACTCCACATGTTGGCAAAA atactTTGAGGCTGTTCAGAATACAACCAGGAACCGGCTCCACGCCGAGCTGATCATCGACCTGGAGAACGGGGAGTACTTGTGTCCCCTCTGCAAGTCTCTGTGCAATACTGTTGTACCCCTCATCCCCCCAGAGCAACTTCTGTTTAACTA CGAAAATGCAGAACTAATTGGAAAGCATTTGACCATGCCTCGATGGATCCAGATTCTTTCTGCAAGGATAAAAGGACTCAAGTCACTCACTCAGGAAAATG ATTGCAACACAGAAAGCAGTAGTGTTGATGTTGATACAGGAATGTGTGGAGAGGGTCAGCTGGACCCCAGATCCATTCTCAGCTATGGGCTTCGAGAGCC gaggaGGCTCTCAGACAGCATAGTAGAGATGCTGGTTGTGTGTGCCACCACAGTCCACAGGGTGGGACTGCAGACGGCACCCAATGAGCTGTGCCCATGTGTGCCCCTCATGGCGTGGAACACATGTGCCTTCACTATCCAGGCCATAG AAAACATCCTGCAAGAGGAGGAAAAGCCGCTCTTTGGGTCCTTACAAAACAGACAG CTTGCAGGTCTGAAGGCAATTGTTCAGTTTTCAGCAGCTCAGAGATTGAAGAGCTCCCAGGCTGTCATTCAGAGGCACTTTGCTGGCATGCTGGGGG TCTTATTGCCATCCATGAGCAGAAGAAACACCCCTTCTCTGTTGGAGGTGGACTTCTTCCATCTTCTG GTGGGGATGGTGTTGTCTATCCCCTCACTGTATCAGGAGCAGGCTGTAGACTTACAGCCGTCTGCTATCAGCTCTGCCTACAACCATCTGCACATTCTTCATCTGGTCACCATGGCTCACATAGTGCAGGTCCTCCTGTCTTCTACAG ATTTCCCTGCAGTAGCAAGCggagaagagacagaggagacgagagcagcagcagagctgtaCGGTGCAGTGTCACAACACACTGGCCG GCCCATTCCAGATGTGTGCGGCAGCGCTGTGGCCGAAAGAGTGAAAAGAGGAATCGAACCTTTCCTGCGCTGTGCTGCTCTCTTTTTCAATTGCCTTACAGGAGTACATCCACCGGAGGAGCTCTCCAGTACTGCTG TTACCCCTCAAGGACAGATGGAGGCAGTGTGCAGCTACCTGGCACTTCCCTCAAATGTGTTCCAGCTCTTCCAGGAGCACAGAGAAACTGTTGCTCCATTGCTGCAGAA GTGGTGTGGAAACCAAGCTGTAACCAAAGCTCTGAAAGGAAAACTTCAGACAGTCAG ATACCCCAGGAGAAGGAATCGTTTGATTGATCTTCCCGAGGATTACAGCGCTCTCCTCAATCAGGCCAGCCATTTTCA ATGTCCAAAGTCTATGGATGATGAGAGGAAGCATCCGACCCTGTGCCTGTTCTGTGGGGCCATGCTGTGCTCTCAGAGCTCCTGCTGTCTCAGCCCGCTGGATGGAGAGGATGTGGGGGCTTGCACCGCCCACGCTGCTACCTGTGGTGCTGGAGTGGGCATGTTCCTCAG GATAAGAGAGTGTGAAATAGTACTGATGGCAAGTAAGACTCGAGGAAGCACATATCCTGCTCCTTACCTGGATGATTATGGAGAGACTGATCCTCATCTTGG AAGGGGCAACCCTCTACACCTTTGCCCTGAGCGCTACAGGAAGCTGAACCAGCTGTGGCAGCAGCACTGCATCCTGGAGGAGATCGCCCGCAGCCTGGAGGTGGTCAATGTAATGTTTGCCTTTGAGTGGCAGATGTTGTGA
- the LOC109992566 gene encoding photoreceptor outer segment membrane glycoprotein 2-like: MAVWRVKFTKTKRDKLAQVLWILNWFSVLTGAILFSLGIFLKVELNKQEEMMADRDIHYVPNMLIAVGLIACAINFLGGKICYDCVDTNKFLRWKLIMLPYIIFTFFFTFCVLVGALMCYTMRGELEESLNLGLTQAMKFYKDTDTPGRCFLKRTVDILQIEFQCCGNNGYKDWFQIQWISNRYLDMTHKDVADRLRSNVEGKYLMDGVPFSCCNIDSPRPCIQQQITNNSAHFNYEHQTEELNLRMKGCRQALLDYFTHIMQSIGLTVLIIWLFELSVLTGVRFLQTSLENVLKQGDPDSESDGWLLENSFMETARTNLNIIKSLGKSNQIDDGNNGDPNINVPSTSIANYGPDNVPPKEAPEAS, translated from the exons ATGGCGGTTTGGAGAGTGAAGTTCACAAAAACTAAGAGGGACAAGCTAGCACAGGTTCTTTGGATCCTGAACTGGTTCTCTGTATTAACGGGGGCAATCCTCTTCAGCTTGGGGATCTTCCTAAAGGTGGAGCTCAACAAGCAAGAAGAGATGATGGCTGATAGGGACATTCATTACGTGCCCAACATGCTGATTGCTGTGGGCCTCATCGCCTGTGCCATAAACTTTCTGGGAGGGAAGATCTGCTATGACTGCGTGGACACCAACAAGTTCCTGCGCTGGAAGCTGATTATGTTGCCCTACATCATCTTCAccttcttcttcactttctgTGTGCTGGTGGGGGCTCTGATGTGTTACACCATGCGTGGGGAGCTGGAGGAATCATTGAACCTGGGGCTGACACAGGCCATGAAGTTCTATAAGGACACAGACACCCCGGGACGATGCTTCCTGAAGCGTACGGTGGATATACTGCAGATAGAGTTCCAGTGCTGTGGGAACAATGGATATAAAGACTGGTTTCAAATCCAGTGGATCAGCAACCGATACCTGGATATGACCCACAAAGACGTGGCGGA CCGGTTAAGAAGTAATGTGGAGGGAAAGTACCTGATGGATGGAGTCCCCTTCAGCTGCTGTAACATTGACTCCCCCCGGCCCTGCATCCAGCAGCAGATCACCAACAACTCGGCTCATTTTAACTACGAGCACCAGACGGAGGAGCTCAACCTGAGGATGAAGGGCTGCCGCCAGGCGCTGCTGGACTACTTCACCCACATCATGCAGTCCATCGGCCTCACCGTCCTCATCATCTGGCTGTTTGAG CTGTCAGTGTTGACGGGGGTTCGTTTCCTCCAAACCTCTCTGGAAAATGTGCTGAAACAGGGGGACCCCGACTCTGAATCTGACGGCTGGCTGCTAGAAAACAGCTTTATGGAGACGGCCCGCACCAACCTGAACATCATCAAGAGCCTCGGCAAGAGCAACCAGATAGACGACGGAAACAATGGAGACCCCAACATTAACGTGCCCTCAACCTCTATAGCAAACTATGGGCCAGATAATGTACCGCCTAAGGAAGCACCTGAAGCCAGTTGA
- the atxn3 gene encoding ataxin-3 isoform X1, translated as MFDRELNMDSIFHEKQEGSLCAQHCLNNLLQGEYFTPVDLSSIAHQLDEEERMRMAEGGMGSEEYRTFLQQPSGNMDDSGFFSIQVISNALRVWGLELILFNSREYQSLMINPINEKAFICNYKEHWFTIRKLGQQWFNLNSLLTGPELISDTYLALFLAQLQQEGYSIFVIRGNLPECEAEQILGIMRVQQQQRPRLIGEEEAQSSAGRSAALNQTEMSFGVEEEVVDDDDELKRALALSRQDIDVEDEEADLRRAIQLSMQGAVMSNKPSESEMGNVKSGSNAGAQREGQNEALTAEELRKRRQAYFDRQQQQAQSNIPQQPDAISTGGSSSVNTVSEQDQQQQQQQQQQKPSQ; from the exons ATGTTTGACAGAGAGCTGAATATGGATTCcatatttcatgaaaaa CAAGAGGGCTCTCTTTGTGCCCAACACTGTCTCAACAACCTCCTGCAGGGTGAGTATTTCACTCCTGTGGATCTGTCCTCCATCGCCCATCAGcttgatgaagaggagaggatgaggatggCTGAGGGAGGTATGGGCAGTGAGGAGTATAGGACCTTCTTACAG CAACCATCTGGAAACATGGACGACAGCGGGTTCTTTTCAATTCAA GTAATTAGCAATGCTCTGAGAGTGTGGGGCTTGGAGTTAATCCTCTTCAACAGCAGAGAGTATCAGAGCCTGATGATTAATCCAAT AAATGAGAAAGCCTTTATTTGCAACTACAAGGAGCACTGGTTTACTATACGCAAACTTGGACAGCAA TGGTTTAACCTGAATTCTCTGTTGACTGGACCAGAGTTGATATCGGACACCTATCTAGCCCTCTTCCTTGCACAGTTACAACAGGAAG GTTATTCCATATTTGTGATCCGAGGAAACCTCCCTGAGTGTGAAGCAGAGCAGATCCTAGGGATCATgagagtgcagcagcagcagagaccaAGGCTTATTGGAGAAGAAGAGGCTCAATCAAGTGCAGG CAGGTCTGCAGCTCTGAACCAAACGGAGATGAGCTTTGGTGTGGAGGAAGAGGTTGTGGATGACGATGATGAGCTGAAGAGAGCTTTGGCACTCAGCAGACAGGACATCGACGTGGAAGATGAAGAAGCTGATCTTCGAAGGGCCATACAGCTCAGCATGCAAG GAGCTGTGATGAGCAACAAGCCCTCGGAGTCTGAAATGGGAAACGTGAAATCGGGGAGCAATGCTGGAGCACAAAGAGAAGGCCAGAACGAGGCGCTAACAGCAGAAGAATTGCGGAAGAGAAGACAAGCCTATTTTGACCG GCAACAGCAACAAGCTCAATCAAACATTCCTCAACAACCAGATGCAATATCAACAGGTGGGTCAA gctCTGTAAACACTGTCTCTGAACaggaccaacaacaacaacaacaacaacaacaacaaaagcccAGCCAGTGA
- the atxn3 gene encoding ataxin-3 isoform X2, whose amino-acid sequence MFDRELNMDSIFHEKQEGSLCAQHCLNNLLQGEYFTPVDLSSIAHQLDEEERMRMAEGGMGSEEYRTFLQQPSGNMDDSGFFSIQVISNALRVWGLELILFNSREYQSLMINPINEKAFICNYKEHWFTIRKLGQQWFNLNSLLTGPELISDTYLALFLAQLQQEGYSIFVIRGNLPECEAEQILGIMRVQQQQRPRLIGEEEAQSSAGRSAALNQTEMSFGVEEEVVDDDDELKRALALSRQDIDVEDEEADLRRAIQLSMQGAVMSNKPSESEMGNVKSGSNAGAQREGQNEALTAEELRKRRQAYFDRQQQQAQSNIPQQPDAISTGSVNTVSEQDQQQQQQQQQQKPSQ is encoded by the exons ATGTTTGACAGAGAGCTGAATATGGATTCcatatttcatgaaaaa CAAGAGGGCTCTCTTTGTGCCCAACACTGTCTCAACAACCTCCTGCAGGGTGAGTATTTCACTCCTGTGGATCTGTCCTCCATCGCCCATCAGcttgatgaagaggagaggatgaggatggCTGAGGGAGGTATGGGCAGTGAGGAGTATAGGACCTTCTTACAG CAACCATCTGGAAACATGGACGACAGCGGGTTCTTTTCAATTCAA GTAATTAGCAATGCTCTGAGAGTGTGGGGCTTGGAGTTAATCCTCTTCAACAGCAGAGAGTATCAGAGCCTGATGATTAATCCAAT AAATGAGAAAGCCTTTATTTGCAACTACAAGGAGCACTGGTTTACTATACGCAAACTTGGACAGCAA TGGTTTAACCTGAATTCTCTGTTGACTGGACCAGAGTTGATATCGGACACCTATCTAGCCCTCTTCCTTGCACAGTTACAACAGGAAG GTTATTCCATATTTGTGATCCGAGGAAACCTCCCTGAGTGTGAAGCAGAGCAGATCCTAGGGATCATgagagtgcagcagcagcagagaccaAGGCTTATTGGAGAAGAAGAGGCTCAATCAAGTGCAGG CAGGTCTGCAGCTCTGAACCAAACGGAGATGAGCTTTGGTGTGGAGGAAGAGGTTGTGGATGACGATGATGAGCTGAAGAGAGCTTTGGCACTCAGCAGACAGGACATCGACGTGGAAGATGAAGAAGCTGATCTTCGAAGGGCCATACAGCTCAGCATGCAAG GAGCTGTGATGAGCAACAAGCCCTCGGAGTCTGAAATGGGAAACGTGAAATCGGGGAGCAATGCTGGAGCACAAAGAGAAGGCCAGAACGAGGCGCTAACAGCAGAAGAATTGCGGAAGAGAAGACAAGCCTATTTTGACCG GCAACAGCAACAAGCTCAATCAAACATTCCTCAACAACCAGATGCAATATCAACAG gctCTGTAAACACTGTCTCTGAACaggaccaacaacaacaacaacaacaacaacaacaaaagcccAGCCAGTGA
- the serpina10b gene encoding protein Z-dependent protease inhibitor, with product MWLMCNTRAYLHFVSPNKRWSFQTHSCPSCMVMLPNPTRIKKMAIHKMKIRFIFIVTYMSFLAPVHKASLLNATISDLSFKNMDCAMTLYRTISGYHDKNIFFSPLSISNGFAALSMASNGVTHQEILKGLNLEQLDQADQPELIPKLFQLLNENITQNGSMKLDQSMALFMRPKFEVEKIFEHQIKTFFDADIKSLDFANTEESIRIINEYIQNKTEGKVVDMISSLDSATQLMLISTIFFQGTWQKPFNPNYTDNAPFYIDNYKVVQVPMMFMEDKFYMMEDMSLGVKGLKLPYQEGVSMLVLLPNRGTDYTVIDEEITAERFLSWIKNLRKIKLEVIMPKFKMEESYSLHNLLPHMGMATIFSNSANLTKLSKNKGLKVSEVLHKAVIEVDEKGTTAAAATTISITPYSLPRTFTVNRPFSFFIYHEKTNCLLFMGRVIDPTKN from the exons atgtggTTAATGTGTAATACCAGAGCATACTTGCACTTTGTTTCACCAAATAAGAGATGGAGCTTTCAGACGCATTCCTGCCCAAGCTGTATG GTTATGCTCCCAAACCCGACCAGAATCAAAAAGATGGCGATACATAAAATGAagattagatttatttttattgtaaccTACATGAGCTTCCTTGCTCCTGTCCACAAAGCATCGCTTCTAAATGCCACAATCTCTGATCTCTCCTTCAAAAATATGGATTGTGCCATGACCCTCTACAGAACGATATCAGGCTACCACgacaagaacatttttttctcccctctgaGCATCTCAAACGGCTTTGCTGCTCTCTCAATGGCCTCGAATGGTGTCACACATCAGGAAATACTAAAGGGACTCAACCTGGAGCAGCTGGATCAGGCTGATCAGCCAGAACTCATCCCGAAACTCTTCCAGCTCCTCAATGAGAATATCACGCAGAACGGCTCAATGAAACTGGACCAGAGCATGGCCCTGTTTATGCGGCCAAAGTTTGAGGTAGAAAAGATATTCGAACACCAGATCAAGACATTTTTTGACGCTGATATCAAAAGTTTAGACTTTGCCAACACAGAAGAGAGCATTAGAATCATCAATGAGTATATCCAGAACAAGACTGAGGGCAAGGTGGTTGATATGATTTCCAGTCTGGATTCAGCAACCCAGCTCATGCTAATAAGTACAATTTTCTTCCAAG GGACCTGGCAGAAGCCTTTCAACCCAAACTACACTGACAACGCTCCCTTCTACATTGACAACTACAAAGTTGTGCAAGTGCCGATGATGTTTATGGAGGATAAGTTCTACATGATGGAAGACATGTCTCTTGGTGTAAAAGGGCTGAAGCTACCATACCAGGAAGGTGTTTCAATGCTTGTCCTGCTCCCCAACAGAGGCACGGACTACACTGTGATCGATGAAGAGATTACTGCTGAGAGGTTCCTCAGCTGGATCAAAAATCTGCGCAAAAT CAAATTGGAAGTGATCATGCCAAAATTTAAGATGGAAGAGTCGTATTCTCTGCATAACCTTCTCCCACACATGGGCATGGCCACGATCTTCAGTAATTCAGCCAATTTGACGAAGCTGAGCAAGAACAAAGGACTCAAAGTGTCTGAG GTGCTGCACAAGGCAGTGATTGAGGTGGATGAGAAGGGGACCACTGCAGCAGCTGCCACCACAATCAGCATTACTCCATATTCCTTACCCAGGACCTTCACCGTCAACAGACCCTTTTCCTTCTTCATATACCACgaaaaaacaaactgtctgCTGTTCATGGGCAGAGTGATTGACCCCACCAAAAACTAA